GGATCAAAACTGTTTTATCGAGCTATTTGTCCTTATTCAAGGCTGTGTGAAAGACACAGTTACATTTGCCTCAAACTTGCCTTATTGCCACTAAAAAATAGACGTTTTAACTTGAGGTACCTATCTGAATGAGATTTAGGTTATGGATACAACAGAGGAACTTGGTAGCACCTATTTTTATCAAGGCAATGCAAATGTAACACCGCAAGAACTGTTCTGGTTAATATTCGCCGAAGGCCTGGCAAATCACTTGGGGATATCCATAGAGACAGCGGCAACGATTTTAACCGGATTGCCCCTTATACCTAAGCGTAAAGTCCTTGGAGCATCAGGCTCCCGAACCAGTTTAGCATCAAAACTCGCTCGTAAAATTTTCAAGGACGCCCGATTCCCGGATGGCATTAGAGTTGAAACCACAATAGGTATGGGTAAGAGTCGGTTCACTAATAAAATAGGATCTGCAATAGGCAGAGCCGTTCCATATGTCGGCTATGCACAAGCAGCGCTAGTATTTAGCCTTGTTGCCAGAGAAACGAGATATAAATACAACTTGATAGTAAAACCCAAAGATCGTATTGCCTGGATATATTTCTGATGCTATTACCCGATGAGCAAGAGTTCTTAAACTACGTCACCGATAACTATAGCGAGCACAAACGCCCTGTCAGCAAGGAATGGACGTTTCAGGAGTTTTTTAATCTCGTGCCTGAAGATCTGGAGGATATGCTCATTGACTTATTCACGAGATATGGCATTGAGCACACTAATTTTACACTCGATAACTACTTTGAGCCTGAACTGTTCTGGTGGCAATGGAAGCGCAAAAAAGAGTGGAAAGGTCGCCAACTGAAGCCGCTGACGCTCGAAATGATTATTGAATCAGCAAGGGCTGGATGCTGGCTGTATGACTAAGAAAATGAACCAAAATGGATCCGCGCTGCATTATTAGTGTGCAACGCGGTGTGCATTATTGAGGCAACTTACCAGACCTGTTGGGCTATTTCGGTGATAAGTTTGATTTTGTTCCACTGCTGGGCTTCCGTGAGGGTATTCCCCTCTTCCGTTGAAGCAAAACCGCACTGCGGGCTGAGGCAAATTTGCGCTTTATCAACATAATGTGCCGCTTCCTGCAGGCGCGCTTTCACGCCCTCCGGGTTTTCCAGTTCGCCATTTTTGGTGGTAACCAGTCCCAGTACCACCTGCTGGTGACCAGGGCGAATAAAACGCAGCGGCGCAAAGTCGCCGGAGCGATCGTTGTCATACTCCAGGAAGAAAGCATCGACGTTGACACTGCCGAACAGGATCTCCGCAACCGGTTCATAACCGCCTTCGGAGATCCAGGTTGAGCGGAAGTTACCGCGGCAGACGTGCAAACCCACCGTCAGGTCGGCCGGTTTATCCGCCAGCGCCCGGTTGATAACATCGGCATAAATCCGCGCCAGGGCGTCAGGGCAGTCCCCGCGCTCGCGAATTTGCTGGCGCTGGGCATCAGAGCAGAGATACGCCCATACGGTGTCATCCAGTTGCAGATAGCGACAGCCTGCGGCGTAGAAAGCGTGGATAGCATCGCGCCAGGTGGTCGCCAGATCGTCAAAATAGGCCTCAAGATCCGGATACACAGAGGCATCAATATCCTTACGCCCTCCGCGAAAATGCAGCACACTGGGGCTGGGAATAGTCATCTTAGGTTGCGCGTTACCGCTGATGCTCTTCAGATAGCGGAAATCTTCCAGCATCGGATGCTCGCCGAATGCCAGTTTGCCAGTAACCCGTACGCCGTGCGCTTTAGTCTGCACACCATTAAACTGAATACCCTGCTGTGAGTCATAACGTTCAACCCCTTGCAGACCGTCGAAGAAATCAAAATGCCACCAGGCGCGACGAAACTCACCGTCGGTGACGACGTGCAGGCCGCAGGCGCACTGCTGTTCGACCACCCGGCGAATCGCGTCGTCTTCGACCGCGCGTAACTGCGGTGCGGTTATCTCCCCGCGCG
The DNA window shown above is from Citrobacter farmeri and carries:
- a CDS encoding STM2901 family protein, giving the protein MDTTEELGSTYFYQGNANVTPQELFWLIFAEGLANHLGISIETAATILTGLPLIPKRKVLGASGSRTSLASKLARKIFKDARFPDGIRVETTIGMGKSRFTNKIGSAIGRAVPYVGYAQAALVFSLVARETRYKYNLIVKPKDRIAWIYF
- a CDS encoding DUF1493 family protein — translated: MLLPDEQEFLNYVTDNYSEHKRPVSKEWTFQEFFNLVPEDLEDMLIDLFTRYGIEHTNFTLDNYFEPELFWWQWKRKKEWKGRQLKPLTLEMIIESARAGCWLYD
- a CDS encoding cobalamin-independent methionine synthase II family protein codes for the protein MQRQQAPFRAEVVGSFLRPDDIKVARQQFSRGEITAPQLRAVEDDAIRRVVEQQCACGLHVVTDGEFRRAWWHFDFFDGLQGVERYDSQQGIQFNGVQTKAHGVRVTGKLAFGEHPMLEDFRYLKSISGNAQPKMTIPSPSVLHFRGGRKDIDASVYPDLEAYFDDLATTWRDAIHAFYAAGCRYLQLDDTVWAYLCSDAQRQQIRERGDCPDALARIYADVINRALADKPADLTVGLHVCRGNFRSTWISEGGYEPVAEILFGSVNVDAFFLEYDNDRSGDFAPLRFIRPGHQQVVLGLVTTKNGELENPEGVKARLQEAAHYVDKAQICLSPQCGFASTEEGNTLTEAQQWNKIKLITEIAQQVW